In the Acidimicrobiia bacterium genome, GATCGAAACATGAGTGACCGTCGCGAAGTATTCGAGATCATCGGTCGTTCGCAGATAGCGGTCAGCTTTCCATCCGGCCGTCTATCGGTGCAGACCGGCGACGTTGATCTTATCGAAGTCATGATTAGCGGACGTCGATCGTCTGAATTCGAAATCGCCCAGGTCGGAAGCACGATCACCGTCCGGTTCGAGGGGCGCGGCATTGCGAGCGGGAGTCACCAGGTTGATCTCATCGTTCCATCGTCTACTCGTTTGGACATGGCAGGCGCTTCCGTAGACGTCGACGTTGAACGGATCGGTGAACTCGACGTCCGTCTCGCCTCAGGCGACATCCGGGCAAGTCAGGTCGACGGCGATGTTTCTCTCAAGACCGCCAGCGGCGACGCCAATATCGGCAAGGTCACGGGACGGCTCTCGGTCGCCAGCGCGTCTGGCGACGTGACCGTCGAACGAGCCGAAGGCGACTCCACCGTGACGACCGTATCGGGTGACATCGACATCCAGATCGCCTCGCACGACTTGATCACGAAGTCGGTCTCCGGTGATGTGAAGGTCGTCCGGTTCGAGGGGTCTCGGTTCAGTTCCAAGACGATGTCCGGCAACGTCTCTGTAACGGTGCCGCGCGGGCGAATCCTCGACGTGGACCTGCTCAGTCGCTCGGGTAGCTGCAAAGTTCCGGAAGGTGGCAGTAGCCCATTCGAAGGGGAACGCAAACATGTCGACATCACCTGCAAATCGGTGTCGGGCGACATCAAGATCGGAACGTTCGGATGAGCAAACTGTTGGCGCTGCCATTCAAACTGGCCGGGCATTTGGTCATGCTGGTCATTGGCTTCATCCTCATGATCGTGGGAGTGATCATCAGCCTCACCGTAGTCGGCGCCGTCGTCGGCGTGCCCATGATCATCATCGGCCTCATCCTCGCCATCCGATCGGTTTTTCCGTGACCGGGAATCTTGCGGTCTCAGCGCACTTCGAAGACGAGTTTGCCGCGCAGGTGGCGTGATTCGCTCACCCGGTGGGCAGCCACGGCTTCCGACAGTGGGTAGATCGTGATCTCGGGTGCTCGCACCGCGCCGGCCCCTACCAGGGCCACGATCCGGTCAAGGTGAGGGCGATCACGGGCAACTTTCGGTCTGAGGGAGCGCACGTCATCTCGATCGGGCTGGGGCGCCGTCGTTGACGCGTGAAAGGCGGCCCGGCCACCCGGTTTGAGGACCGCGAAACACCGACGCGCCACGTCACCCCCCACCGTGTCGAGTACGGCGTCGCAATCGGACACGATCTTGGAAAAATCCTGCAGGTTGTAGTCGATGACTACGTCGGCGCCCAGGCTCTGAACGTAATCGCGGTTGCCTGAGCTTGTCGTCGTAATGACCCTTGCCCCGATGTATTTGGCAAGCTGAATGGCGAAACTGGCCACCCCGCCCGCTCCTCCTTGGATCAAGATCGTTTCACCAGATTGAAGTTCCAACGTGTCTTCGATGGAAACCAGTGCCGTCAGGCCGGCCAGCGCCAGGGCGGCCGCCTCAACATGGGATATGGCGGGTGGCTTTCTCGCGATGATGTCGGCTTTGATCGAGATCTTCTCGGCATAGGCGCCTTCCTGGCCAACATCGCACACGGCGAATACGGCATCGCCAACCTGAAAGTCGCTCACTCCGGCGCCCAGTTGGCACACAATTCCCGAGAAATCCCGCCCCAGTATGTACGGGAAATTCGAGATCGTCGCGGTGACTCCGGAGCGCACCTT is a window encoding:
- a CDS encoding DUF4097 family beta strand repeat protein, which produces MSDRREVFEIIGRSQIAVSFPSGRLSVQTGDVDLIEVMISGRRSSEFEIAQVGSTITVRFEGRGIASGSHQVDLIVPSSTRLDMAGASVDVDVERIGELDVRLASGDIRASQVDGDVSLKTASGDANIGKVTGRLSVASASGDVTVERAEGDSTVTTVSGDIDIQIASHDLITKSVSGDVKVVRFEGSRFSSKTMSGNVSVTVPRGRILDVDLLSRSGSCKVPEGGSSPFEGERKHVDITCKSVSGDIKIGTFG
- a CDS encoding NADP-dependent oxidoreductase — translated: MKAVFMERHGDPSVLKYGDMPDPNPGPGEILVDIHAASVNGADWKVRSGVTATISNFPYILGRDFSGIVCQLGAGVSDFQVGDAVFAVCDVGQEGAYAEKISIKADIIARKPPAISHVEAAALALAGLTALVSIEDTLELQSGETILIQGGAGGVASFAIQLAKYIGARVITTTSSGNRDYVQSLGADVVIDYNLQDFSKIVSDCDAVLDTVGGDVARRCFAVLKPGGRAAFHASTTAPQPDRDDVRSLRPKVARDRPHLDRIVALVGAGAVRAPEITIYPLSEAVAAHRVSESRHLRGKLVFEVR